AAGGAGCGGGTTGGCCGGAGCAAAGACCTTCTGCGTGAAAAACACGCGCAGATCAAACCCGACCTGAATTGTCCGATGAATCATCGACATTACCTTATTCTGTGGGATTGGACGCTTCGATTCGAGATTTATTTAATCAAAAAGTGGTGGTGGCCCATCCCAACATCCTTTCGCCGGCGAACTCGGGTTGAATACCGATGATCAACACTTTGGATTTTTATAGGCTGTTCTTAAGGAATTCGTTTTAAAAATACGTAACGGTGGACGATATTTTAGGGATGACTTTCAGGTGGTTTATTGGTATATTCGCCCGCTTTTATGAATCGTAATCCGCATGTAGCAATAGTCGGTGCGACGGGTGCCGTCGGCATCGAAATGATTAAGACACTGGAAAAACGTAATTTTCCCGTGGGCAAGTTGACTTTGCTGGCTTCCGCCCGTTCGGTTGGCAAAAAGCTTAAACTCAAGGAGCAGGAGATTACGGTTCAAGAGCTGACTAAAGATTCTTTCAAGGGGATTGATATCGCTCTGTTCAGTGCAGGTGGCAGCATCTCGAAGGAATTCGCCCCGGCTGCAGTCAAAGCTGGCTGTGTCGTTGTCGATAACTCCAGCTATTTCCGCATGGATGACACCGTTCCCCTGGTTGTTCCGGAAATCAATGGAGCTGATGTTAAAAAGCACAAAGGCATCATCGCCAATCCGAACTGCACGACCGCCATCACTTTGATGGCATTGTATCCACTGCATCAGGCATTTAATGTAAAACGTATTTTTGCATCCAGTTACCAGGCCGTTTCCGGCACTGGCGCCAAGGCGATTGAAGAATTGGAGCGGCAGGTTGGGCAGATCGTCGCCGGCAAAACGGTCACGAAAGAAGTTTACCCACATCAGATTGCTTTCAACGTACTGCCCCATGTGGATTCCTTCCTACCGACAGGTTATACCAAGGAAGAGATGAAGATGGAAAATGAAGGTCGCAAGATCATGCATCATGCCTCCTTCCGCGCCAGTGTCACCTGCGTACGCGTGCCGGTTT
The Pedosphaera parvula Ellin514 DNA segment above includes these coding regions:
- a CDS encoding aspartate-semialdehyde dehydrogenase; protein product: MNRNPHVAIVGATGAVGIEMIKTLEKRNFPVGKLTLLASARSVGKKLKLKEQEITVQELTKDSFKGIDIALFSAGGSISKEFAPAAVKAGCVVVDNSSYFRMDDTVPLVVPEINGADVKKHKGIIANPNCTTAITLMALYPLHQAFNVKRIFASSYQAVSGTGAKAIEELERQVGQIVAGKTVTKEVYPHQIAFNVLPHVDSFLPTGYTKEEMKMENEGRKIMHHASFRASVTCVRVPVYRAHSIAVSAEFEKPVSVESARLVLSKAPGLDLVDAPEKAEYPLPLYVAEKYNCQVGRLRMDCALDNGLCFWVAGDQLLKGAALNAVQIAEELIK